The following coding sequences lie in one Saccopteryx bilineata isolate mSacBil1 chromosome X, mSacBil1_pri_phased_curated, whole genome shotgun sequence genomic window:
- the GABRQ gene encoding gamma-aminobutyric acid receptor subunit theta, which translates to MGIRGMLRAAVLLLLIKTWLSEGNNVTPLPEFHFELSDAMPELVQNVFDCQDCANEDVVQKIWDRVLSGYDARLRPNFGGTPVPVGISMYVSSIEEISEMSMDYAITMFFHQTWKDPRLAYNETDQSLTLDYQMFEKLWVPDCYFLNSKDALVHDMTVNGRIFQLHPDGTVQYGMWLTTIAACFLNERRFPVRKQTCRLEMESYGYTVEDIMLYWEGGEDAIQGTEEIDVPEFSLLGKTVTSKQVHFYTGSYVRLILEFLVQKSMITYLVQIYWPTVLTTGASWISFWMNYKSSVARVTVGLTSMLILNTLNSHLRDQLPQFACIKAMDVYMVVCLFFVFLTLMEYVYINYLIYTRRGFWFHYRKHRRPRRPRRPRRIMNRTRYQESGLQPPVYQRHEKVDISSVEKINNHITNVDEEGPLPLPSQELINVGFDSTNYANLFPVPSKDDQVNFEDGSGYPPSIPVQAYLTSPKSLDSLTYVSEQAPLTTAESLASMPYVSGQAPLTTAESLASMLYVSEQAALTTSESLAAMPYVSGQAPLTTAESLASMPYVSEQAPLTTAESLASMPYVSGQAPLTTAESLAAMPYVSGQAPLTTAESLASMPYVSGQAPLTTAESLASMPYVSGQAPLTTTESLASMPYVSEQAPLTTAESLASMPYVSGQAPLTTAESLAAMPYVSEQAPLTTAESLAVMPYVSEQAPLTTAESLAVMPYVSEQVPLTTAESLAAMPYVSEQAPLTTTESLAAMPYVSEQAPLTTAESLAAMPYVSEQAPLTTAESLASMPYVSGQAPLTTAESLASMPYVSGQAPLTTTESLASMPYVSGQAPLTTAESLASMPYVSEQAPLTTAESLASMPYVSGQAPLTTAESLASMPYVSGQAPLTTAESLASMPYVSGQAWVATGENPNDLSSISEQGLQSYGVQYNGYGLDGSIVPTQVYNYAEAYGYPATWYPQYPEVSYSLDENYGHDPSGKYLPFQGQNYVQEASCNPGEIHTSPEEFVSVPDDEPDDEPDDDTEVECDCDCDCDCHEPDPDPKKQLQNDAWNNNGNNFTGFDEDEDEDEDEDSDSESEDTFPLSPGYFFKEKFVHDLFEPDYVPKVDKWSRILFPLAFVIFNLIYWPYNDI; encoded by the exons ATGGGCATCCGAGGGATGCTAAGAGCCGCCGTGCTCTTGCTGCTCATCAAAACCTGGCTCTCGGAGGGCAACAACGTCACTCCCCTCCCGGAATTCCACTTCGAGCTCTCTGATGCCATGCCCGAACTCGTCCAGAATGTCTTCGACTG CCAAGATTGTGCAAATGAAGATGTGGTTCAGAAGATTTGGGACAGGGTGCTGTCAGGATATGATGCTCGTCTGAGACCAAATTTTGGAG GTACCCCTGTGCCAGTGGGAATATCAATGTATGTCTCCAGTATTGAAGAGATCTCGGAAATGTCTATG GACTATGCTATCACGATGTTTTTTCATCAGACCTGGAAAGACCCACGTTTAGCATACAATGAGACCGACCAGAGCCTGACTCTGGACTATCAGATGTTTGAAAAGTTGTGGGTCCCCGACTGCTACTTTCTAAATAGCAAAGATGCCTTAGTGCATGACATGACTGTGAACGGTCGCATATTTCAGCTTCACCCAGATGGAACAGTGCAATATGGCATGTG GCTCACCACCATAGCAGCTTGTTTTCTGAATGAGCGTAGATTCCCTGTGAGAAAGCAGACCTGCAGGCTGGAAATGGAGAGCT ATGGCTACACAGTTGAAGACATCATGTTATACTGGGAAGGTGGTGAGGATGCCATCCAGGGGACTGAGGAGATAGACGTCCCTGAGTTCAGCCTCCTAGGAAAAACAGTGACTAGCAAACAAGTGCATTTCTACACAG GTTCCTACGTGCGCCTGATACTGGAGTTCCTGGTCCAGAAGAGCATGATCACCTACCTTGTGCAGATCTATTGGCCTACTGTCCTCACCACTGGTGCCTCTTGGATATCATTTTGGATGAACTATAAATCTTCTGTGGCCAGGGTGACAGTCG GTCTGACTTCAATGCTCATCCTAAACACCCTCAATTCACATCTGCGGGATCAACTCCCCCAATTTGCTTGTATCAAGGCCATGGACGTCTATATGGTTGTATGCCTCTTCTTCGTGTTCCTGACCTTGATGGAATATGTCTACATCAACTATCTTATCTATACCCGAAGAGGATTTTGGTTCCATTACAGAAAACACAGGAGACCCCGGAGACCCCGGAGACCCCGAAGAATCATGAACCGCACTCGCTACCAGGAATCGGGATTGCAG CCCCCTGTGTACCAGAGACATGAGAAAGTGGACATTTCGTCAGTCGAGAAGATCAACAATCACATTACAAATGTTGATGAAGAAggacccctccctcttccctcccaagAGCTTATTAATGTGGGATTTGATTCTACTAATTATGCGAATCTATTCCCAGTCCCCTCAAAGGATGACCAGGTTAACTTTGAAGATGGAAGCGGTTATCCTCCCTCTATACCAGTGCAGGCCTACCTGACAAGCCCAAAAAGCCTCGACTCTTTAACCTATGTCTCAGAGCAGGCCCCACTGACCACCGCAGAAAGCCTCGCCTCAATGCCCTATGTCTCAGGCCAGGCCCCACTGACCACCGCAGAAAGCCTCGCCTCAATGCTCTATGTCTCGGAACAGGCCGCACTGACCACCTCAGAAAGCCTCGCCGCAATGCCCTATGTCTCAGGCCAGGCCCCACTGACCACCGCAGAAAGCCTCGCCTCAATGCCCTATGTCTCAGAACAGGCTCCACTGACCACCGCAGAAAGCCTCGCCTCAATGCCCTATGTCTCAGGCCAGGCCCCACTGACCACCGCAGAAAGCCTCGCCGCAATGCCCTATGTCTCAGGCCAGGCCCCACTGACCACCGCAGAAAGCCTCGCCTCAATGCCCTATGTCTCAGGCCAGGCCCCACTGACCACCGCAGAAAGCCTCGCCTCAATGCCCTATGTCTCAGGCCAGGCTCCACTGACCACCACAGAAAGCCTCGCCTCAATGCCCTATGTCTCAGAACAGGCTCCACTGACCACCGCAGAAAGCCTCGCCTCAATGCCCTATGTCTCAGGCCAGGCCCCACTGACCACCGCAGAAAGCCTCGCCGCAATGCCCTATGTCTCGGAACAGGCTCCACTGACCACCGCAGAAAGCCTCGCCGTAATGCCCTATGTCTCGGAACAGGCTCCACTGACCACCGCAGAAAGCCTCGCCGTAATGCCCTATGTCTCAGAACAGGTTCCACTGACCACCGCAGAAAGCCTCGCCGCAATGCCCTATGTCTCAGAACAGGCTCCACTGACCACCACAGAAAGCCTCGCCGCAATGCCCTATGTCTCAGAACAGGCTCCACTGACCACCGCAGAAAGCCTCGCCGCAATGCCCTATGTCTCAGAACAGGCTCCACTGACCACCGCAGAAAGCCTTGCCTCAATGCCCTATGTCTCAGGCCAGGCTCCACTGACCACCGCAGAAAGCCTCGCCTCAATGCCCTATGTCTCAGGCCAGGCCCCACTGACCACCACAGAAAGCCTCGCCTCAATGCCCTATGTCTCAGGCCAGGCCCCACTGACCACCGCAGAAAGCCTCGCCTCAATGCCCTATGTCTCAGAACAGGCTCCACTGACCACCGCAGAAAGCCTTGCCTCAATGCCCTATGTCTCAGGCCAGGCCCCACTGACCACCGCAGAAAGCCTTGCCTCAATGCCCTATGTCTCAGGCCAGGCCCCACTGACCACCGCAGAAAGCCTCGCCTCAATGCCCTATGTCTCAGGCCAGGCCTGGGTGGCCACTGGAGAAAACCCAAATGATCTTTCCTCCATCTCAGAGCAGGGTCTGCAAAGCTATGGCGTTCAGTACAATGGTTATGGGCTTGATGGCAGTATTGTCCCTACCCAAGTCTACAATTATGCTGAGGCTTATGGATATCCTGCGACCTGGTATCCACAGTACCCTGAAGTGAGTTACAGCTTGGATGAGAACTATGGCCATGACCCCAGTGGGAAGTATCTGCCTTTCCAAGGCCAAAATTATGTGCAGGAAGCAAGCTGCAACCCTGGTGAGATCCATACAAGCCCTGAGGAGTTCGTTAGCGTACCTGATGACGAACCTGATGACGAACCTGATGACGACACCGAAGTTGAATGCGACTGCGACTGCGACTGCGACTGCCACGAGCCTGACCCTGACCCTAAGAAGCAACTCCAGAACGATGCCTGGAATAATAATGGTAACAATTTCACGGGCTTtgatgaagatgaagatgaagatgaagatgaagataGTGATTCAGAGTCTGAGGATACTTTTCCCCTGAGCCCTGGGTACTTCTTCAAAGAAAAGTTTGTGCACGACCTCTTTGAGCCTGACTATGTCCCTAAGGTTGATAAGTGGTCCCGGATCCTCTTCCCACTTGCCTTTGTGATTTTCAACCTTATTTACTGGCCATACAATGACATTTAG